One window from the genome of Paramisgurnus dabryanus chromosome 24, PD_genome_1.1, whole genome shotgun sequence encodes:
- the LOC135740881 gene encoding uncharacterized protein, whose product MLTMEDEMDVTCCQSVGTDLSMRDIDDFITEISQLKKEVALLEAKLSSRGDEVVKKEVCCESSVCVTDGSLDSVWMSSRDQSRTPQPLLDKHTQDSELSLTLLCYTESKPTDAQEDNAVCDQGSQENQTSTESLDSVCNAGEQQQILKMCSVKVIDCRNIMMKMKMRRETTAEEPHTEEDEEHTAEEQYTEEDEDYDDDSIPSDDKSDSCSHGETSPTSKERLTAPTLSSITGKKTFRRIERRKRKHTGQKLFPCTRCKITFTTLQERRHHYSKVHLVKKHFHCEKCGKNLFATTSNIDVHMKTHSDEKLFHCSECNKYFSNKGNLVAHKRTHTGEKPYKCPHCEKRFRNSNYIKRHVRLHTNERPYQCSECGKTFRVLGSLKTHQKTHSEEKPYQCSFCDKRFHQKGHLIFHERIHTGEKPYLCSHCGKSFSNPTAFSFHQRVHTGDKPHPCDVCGKRFSQSKHLVRHQRIHTRERLYRCSQCDKTFARSDVLRTHQRVHTGEKPYHCSICGERFAYLGSFQSHQKKHSEEQTTPNSS is encoded by the exons ATGTTAACGATGGAAGATGAGATGGATGTGACGTGCTGTCaatcagtaggaactgatctgtccatgcgggatattgatgatttcatcacagaaatctctcagctgaagaaagaggtggcgttactggagGCAAAGCTGAGTTCAAGAGGAGACGAAGTAGTGAAGAAagag GTTTGTTGTGAATCTTCAGTGTGTGTGACTGATGGGAGTCTGGATTCAGTGTGGATGAGCAGCAGAGATCAGAGCCGCACACCACAGCCACTGCtggacaaacacacacaggacTCAGAGCTCAGTCTtactttactctgttatacTGAGTCAAAGCCCACAGACGCTCAGGAGGACAATGCAGTGTGTGATCAAGGCTCACAGGAGaatcaaacctccacagagtctctggattctgtctgtaacgctggagaacagcagcagatcttgaagatgtgttcagtcaaaGTCATCGACTGCAGGAACATCATGATGAAGATGAAGATGAGAAGAGAAACTACAGCTGAAGAACCTCACACTGAGGAAGATGAGGAACACACAGCTGAAGAACAATACACTGAGGAAGATGAGGATTACGATGATGATTCTATTCCTTCAG ATGATAAGAGTGATTCATGTTCACACGGAGAAACGTCCCCAACATCAAAAGAGCGACTGACAGCACCAACGCTTTCCTCCATCACCGGTAAAAAGACTTTCAGACGTATAGAGAGACgtaagagaaaacacacaggGCAGAAACTCTTCCCCTGCACCAGATGTAAGATCACCTTTACTACCTTACAAGAACGGAGACATCATTATTCAAAAGTGCACTTAGTAAAGAAGCACTTTCACTGTGAGAAGTGTGGGAAAAATCTTTTTGCAACAACTTCTAATATAGATGTTCACATGAAGACACACAGTGATGAAAAGCTTTTCCACTGCAGTGAATGTAACAAATATTTCTCCAACAAAGGAAATCTCGTTGCTCATAAGAGAACtcacacaggagaaaaaccATACAAGTGTCCCCACTGTGAGAAGAGATTTCGTAATTCAAACTATATTAAGAGACACGTGCGTTTACACACCAATGAGAGACCGTATCAGTGCAGTGAATGTGGAAAAACCTTTAGGGTTTTAGGCTCTTTAAAAACACACCAAAAAACCCACAGTGAGGAGAAACCCTATCAGTGTTCATTCTGTGATAAACGTTTTCATCAGAAAGGTCATCTGATATTTCACGAgaggattcacactggagagaaaccttacctCTGCTCtcactgtggaaagagcttctctAATCCAACTGCCTTTAGCtttcatcagagagttcacactggagataAACCTCATCCCTGTGATGTTTGTGGAAAGAGATTCAGTCAATCTAAACATTTAGTGAGACACCAGAGAATTCATACCCGTGAAAGACTTTACAGATGCTCTCAGTGCGATAAGACATTCGCTCGATCAGATGTTTTGAGaacccatcagagagttcatactggagagaaaccttaccactgctccatctgtggagagagattcGCTTATTTAGGAAGTTTTCAGAGTCATCAGAAGAAACATTCTGAAGAACAAACTACACCAAATTCATCATAG